The Drechmeria coniospora strain ARSEF 6962 chromosome 02, whole genome shotgun sequence genome has a segment encoding these proteins:
- a CDS encoding C6 zinc finger domain protein, whose product MEPLAIFTSLADQYTVVLSVLGSGTPAGSGTPAGSGTPAGSGTPAGSGTPAGTGTSTGTYGGTTIEYMYNYGTPTPYSVQHDLLSRWRGQPVAGFLCTHPPVCRACGRLHRSHAVLASPTVTPAAPPTSIRHVGAPVGGGRAALPRHHCPSRAGHASPPAGHASPPAGQRFPSTTAGVPGAVVSGTEGSHGDSVFSFPDGCRPEQLDAVTHRQVDLVGVESRGHAQVCSRVQDETHPSQLGASTHRLQHLKRHVKCDETRPACLNCLKWRGYCGSYAREAADSPASVAGAPDKARTSPKPVAAASAALLLTEPTFHALRFASVEQRAYFDEWCALSVNFLSGGLGRTRLWTVTMPQLTLEERTLRYGAMAVGAMRKAREVAAVGGNEHYLNAVVYYCEALRLQSKARPTEEGLRTALLSSLLFICFETQRGNVAAALKHVTHGFSMLNELAACTEMAPALVRIAPAPPALVQEILDCYKPLEMQSRSFLGSYRKFFFPPQPPPPPPPPPSDAPSGSPAAPPKSSPWPSPMPSPHAVAARAPTSRSPRLGLPSPQSPCSPASAAGAAGAAPGDVPLSGRPSRPPGILPFTKLTPYFRPKLTRITELRDLPPAFRDMDEAHGYWALVQRSMVRSIPMLSMVTSRLALTKAASEAEVESKLATVKQNPDVSEFVATSRRWLRSWSDAYEPLFREACRNSSKHSDVHLEALNLRVEYLLLYIYTTIPRFSGLGTAKGLTTQYREINRLAETLLSATPSCGFAMDSGWTWPLFVSAFACRDAAVRADAIRILGQYPIRNALRDSRVFRAIALKNEEVEAAVAMDGHEADQWLRLRRRELVFEDFGTSIIYRSPRKNPATGQWDLVEEVAGFNVGSDGKLHWQTQPISESASILSGVC is encoded by the exons tatacagtaGTATTatcagtactag GTTCCGGTACACCTGCAGGTTCCGGTACACCTGCAGGTTCCGGTACACCTGCAGGTTCCGGTACACCCGCAGGTTCCGGTACACCCgcaggtaccggtacatcCACTGGCACGTACGGCGGCACAACCatcgagtacatgtacaactacggcacgccgactccgtactccgtgcagcacGAC CTCCTGTCAAGGTGGCGAGGCCAGCCTGTCGCCGGCTTCCTGTGCACGCATCCCCCCGTCTGCCGTGCTTGCGGCCGACTCCATCGTTCGcatgccgtcctcgcctcgccaaCCGTGACACCGGCGGCTCCTCCAACTTCCATACGACACGTCGGGGCCCCCGTCGGAGGCGGCCGTGCAGCGCTGCCGCGACACCACTGCCCATCACGAGCGGGCCACGCCTCGCCACCCGCTGGCCACGCCTCGCCACCCGCTGGCCAGCGGTTCCCAAGCACGACAGCGGGCGTGCCGGGTGCTGTCGTTTCGGGCACGGAGGGCAGCCATGGAGATTCAGTTTTCTCTTTCCCTGACGGGTGCCGACCAGAGCAG ctcgacgccgtcacccACCGCCAGGTCGAcctggtcggcgtcgagagcCGCGGCCACGCACAGGTTTGCTCTCGAGTCCAGGACGAGACACACCCGTCGCAGCTCGGTGCGAGCACGCACCGGCTGCAGCACCT GAAACGACATGTCAAGTGCGATgagacgaggccggcctgTCTCAACTGCCTCAAGTGGCGAGGCTACTGCGGCTCATACGcccgcgaggccgccgactcTCCAGCCTCGGTCGCCGGTGCGCCGGACAAGGCGAGGACCAGCCCGAAGCCCGTTGCCGCCGCGAGCGCTGCTCTGCTCCTGACCGAGCCGACCTTCCACGCCCTTCGCTTCGCCAGCGTCGAGCAACGGGCGTACTTTGACGAGTGGTGTGCCCTATCCGTCAACTTCCTGAGCGGTGGTCTGGGCCGAACGCGGCTGtggacggtgacgatgcccCAGCTGACGTTGGAGGAGAGGACGCTTCGCTacggcgccatggccgtcggcgccatgcGCAAGGCCCGCGAGgtggctgccgtcggcggcaacgagcACTACCTCAACGCCGTCGTCTACTACTGCGAAGCCCTCCGCCTGCAGTCCAAGGCGAGGCCGACCGAGGAGGGGCTGAGGACCGCGCTCCTCTCGTCGCTGCTCTTCATCTGCTTCGAGACGCAGCGTGgcaacgtcgccgccgccctcaagCACGTCACCCACGGCTTCAGCATGCTCAACGAGCTTGCCGCCTGCACCGAAATGGCGCCCGCCCTGGTCCGCATCGCCCCGGCCCCGCCCGCCCTGGTCCAGGAGATTCTGGACTGCTACAAACCCCTCGAGATGCAGTCTCGCTCGTTCTTGGGCTCCTACAGGAAATTCTTCTTTCCCCctcagccgccgccgccgccgccaccgccgccgagcgatGCGCCCTCCGGCTCGCCGGCTGCTCCGCCaaagtcgtcgccgtggccgtcgcccatgccgtcgccgcacgccgtcgccgcacgCGCGCCCACCTCCCGGTCGCCGCGGCTCGGCCTTCCGAGTCCGCAAAGCCCTTGCagcccggcgtcggcggcaggcgcCGCTGGAGCTGCACCTGGAGACGTTCCCCTGTCGGGCAGACCCTCGCGCCCGCCGGGCATCCTGCCCTTCACGAAGCTCACGCCCTACTTTCGACCCAAGCTCACGCGCATCACGGAGTTGCGAGATTTGCCACCCGCCTTCCGTGACATGGACGAAGCCCACGGGTACTGGGCCCTGGTGCAGAGAAGCATGGTGCGGAGCATTCCCATGCTGAGCATGGTCACCTCGCGCCTTGCCCTGACCAAGGCGGCCAGCGAGGCGGAGGTGGAATCCAAGTTGGCGACGGTCAAGCAGAACCCCGACGTGTCCGAGTTCGTCGCGACGTCGCGGCGCTGGCTTCGGAGCTGGAGCGACGCCTACGAGCCGCTGTTCCGGGAGGCATGTCGGAACTCGAGCAAGCACTCGGACGTGCACCTCGAGGCCCTGAACCTCCGCGTCGAGTATCTCCTCCTCTACATCTACACCACCATCCCCCGCTTCTCCGGTCTCGGCACCGCCAAGGGCCTCACGACCCAGTATCGCGAGATCAATCGACTTGCCGAGACGCTTCTGTCGGCCACGCCCAGCTGTGGCTTCGCCATGGACTCGGGCTGGACCTGGCCGCTCTTCGTCTCGGCCTTTGCGTGCAGGGATGCCGCCGTCAGGGCCGATGCCATCCGGATCCTCGGACAGTATCCGATCCGAAATGCGCTGCGAGACAGCCGTGTCTTCCGGGCGATTGCCCTGAAGAACGAAgaggtcgaggcggccgtcgccatggacggcCACGAAGCCGACCAGTGGCTTCGCCTGAGGAGGAGGGAACTGGTCTTTGAGGATTTCGGCACGAGCATCATCTACCGTTCACCGCGGAAGAACCCGGCCACGGGTCAGTGGGACCTTGTCGAGGAAGTCGCAGGGTTCAACGTCGGATCGGACGGAAAGCTTCATTGGCAAACGCAGCCCATTTCCGAGTCGGCCTCGATCCTGTCGGGTGTTTGTTGA